A single region of the Gossypium arboreum isolate Shixiya-1 chromosome 12, ASM2569848v2, whole genome shotgun sequence genome encodes:
- the LOC108479389 gene encoding LOW QUALITY PROTEIN: beta-glucosidase 12-like (The sequence of the model RefSeq protein was modified relative to this genomic sequence to represent the inferred CDS: inserted 1 base in 1 codon): MGNKRALLLCLLVLMVAMDGAIASHKWRPFNRSCFPPGFIFGAGSAAYQIEGAAFEDGKGPSIWDILVRQHPERIVDRSTGDVAVDXYHRYKEDIMLMKKIGLDSFRFSISWTRILPKGKLSGGVNRLGVQFYNNLIDDLLANGLKPFVTLLHFDHPQALEDEYGGFASPKIVDDFVDYADFCFKTFGDRVKRWVTMNEPNGWSLGFGQGLPPSSTRPYILAHHFLLSHAAAVNLYREKYQAFQKGKIGITLVTTWFEPKFDTTADRKAASRARDFLFGWFMDPIIYGEYPKSMQSLVGNRLFKFTEAESKLLKGSIDFLGANYYTTNYAENGPSNSPFLPTDARVNLTTEKNGVPIGTPTDVSWLFNYPKGLRDLLLYLKKKYNSPTIYITENGVAEANNASLTVKEALKDSTRIRYLDGHLKYLLKAIQEGVNIKGYYMWAFLDDFEWNSGYTLRFGFTYIDYKNNLRRYLKYSAYWFKKFLLD; this comes from the exons ATGGGAAACAAGAGGGCTTTGCTGTTGTGCTTGCTGGTACTAATGGTAGCCATGGATGGTGCAATAGCAAGTCATAAATGGAGGCCATTTAACCGAAGCTGTTTTCCACCTGGTTTTATTTTCGGTGCCGGATCAGCCGCTTACCAG ATTGAAGGAGCAGCTTTTGAAGATGGAAAAGGACCAAGTATATGGGACATTCTCGTTAGACAACATCCAG AAAGAATTGTTGATAGAAGTACAGGAGATGTTGCAGTTG TTTATCATCGTTACAAG GAAGATATTATGCTTATGAAAAAAATTGGTTTGGATTCCTTCAGATTCTCCATTTCATGGACTAGAATTTTACCCA AGGGGAAACTTAGTGGCGGGGTAAACCGATTGGGTGTCCAATTTTACAACAATCTCATAGATGATCTTCTTGCCAATGGTTTAAAGCCCTTTGTCACTTTACTCCATTTTGATCATCCCCAAGCTCTTGAAGATGAATATGGTGGATTTGCAAGTCCCAAAATTGT GGATGACTTTGTAGATTATGCTGATTTTTGCTTTAAAACATTTGGGGATCGAGTCAAGCGTTGGGTGACCATGAATGAACCTAATGGGTGGAGCTTAGGCTTCGGCCAGGGCTTACCCCCCTCTTCAACCCGGCCTTATATCTTAGCCCATCATTTTCTTCTTTCCCATGCAGCCGCCGTCAATCTCTACAGGGAGAAATACCAG GCATTTcaaaagggaaaaattggaatcACCTTAGTAACCACTTGGTTTGAACCAAAATTTGATACAACCGCGGACCGCAAGGCAGCTTCCAGGGCTCGGGATTTCCTTTTTGGATG GTTTATGGATCCAATAATATATGGTGAGTATCCAAAGAGCATGCAATCATTGGTAGGAAATAGACTGTTCAAATTCACTGAAGCAGAGTCCAAGCTGTTAAAAGGGTCAATTGATTTCCTTGGTGCAAATTACTACACCACTAACTATGCAGAAAATGGTCCATCGAATAGTCCCTTCCTACCCACTGATGCCAGAGTAAATCTCACAA CTGAGAAGAATGGAGTTCCGATCGGCACACCC ACTGATGTGAGCTGGCTTTTTAATTATCCAAAAGGTTTGAGAGACCTTCTGTTATATTTAAAGAAGAAATATAACAGTCCGACCATTTACATTACAGAGAATG GGGTGGCTGAAGCAAATAATGCTTCATTGACGGTAAAAGAGGCACTCAAAGATAGCACCAGGATTAGATACCTTGACGGCCACTTAAAGTACCTTCTAAAAGCAATCCA GGAAGGTGTTAACATAAAGGGTTACTACATGTGGGCCTTTTTGGATGACTTCGAATGGAATTCTGGATATACACTTAGGTTCGGGTTCACATACATTGATTACAAGAACAACTTGAGAAGATACCTTAAGTATTCAGCTTATTGGTTCAAGAAATTCCTCCTTGATTAA
- the LOC108479406 gene encoding probable inactive receptor kinase At4g23740 isoform X3, producing the protein MGKKMKMNPLFIFLLGTIFTSIVAEPVKDKQALLDFIQHIHHSRSLKWSKQDSVCNTWVGVACNNDHSRVIGLHLPGMGFHGPIPRNTLSRLSALEVLSLRSNVISGSFPSDFAQLKNLTTLYLQFNNFSGPLPDFSIWNNLTIVNLSNNGFNGSINPSVSKSSHLTALNLSYNSLSGDIPDINIPSLQQLDLSNNNLTGVIPNSLERFPSWAFSGNTNLSSANSSLSPIPSQPPNGQPSKKGKNLSEPALLGIIIGSCCVLFILVALLIICCQSKKQKEQGVPENTPKKEIPLKRKASANHDNNNRLIFFEGCNLAFDLEDLLSASAEVLGKGTFGVTYKAALEDATTVAVKRLKEVTSAKREFEQHMEVIGHIRHENVSALRAYYYSKDEKLVVHDYYELGSISALLHGKRGEDRTPLDWETRLKIAIGAARGIAFIHTQNNGKLVHGNIKASNIFLNSERYGCVSDIGLAAVMSPMPLPVMRAAGYRAPEVTDTRKATQASDVYSFGVFLLELLTGKSPIHATGGEEIVHLVRWVHSVVREEWTAEVFDVELLRYPNIEEEMVEMLQIAMSCVARVVEQRPKMAGLVKMVEEIRRVNNGNQLSFETKSEASASTSIPHAVAETTSSSTVPL; encoded by the exons ATGGgcaagaaaatgaaaatgaaccCATTGTTCATATTCTTATTGGGGACAATTTTCACATCCATAGTTGCTGAACCAGTTAAAGACAAACAAGCATTGTTAGATTTCATTCaacatattcatcattcaagGTCTCTCAAATGGAGCAAACAAGACTCTGTTTGCAACACTTGGGTTGGTGTGGCATGTAACAATGATCATTCCAGGGTTATAGGTCTGCATTTACCAGGAATGGGGTTTCATGGTCCTATCCCACGTAACACTTTGAGTAGGTTATCAGCTCTTGAGGTGTTGAGCCTTAGATCCAATGTTATTTCAGGTTCATTCCCTTCTGATTTTGCCCAACTCAAGAACTTAACCACACTTTACCTTCAATTCAACAATTTTTCTGGTCCATTACCTGATTTTTCCATTTGGAATAATCTTACAATTGTAAACCTTTCAAACAATGGCTTCAATGGAAGCATTAATCCTTCAGTGTCAAAATCCAGTCACCTTACAGCTTTGAATCTTTCTTATAACTCACTTTCAGGTGATATTCCGGATATCAATATCCCTAGCTTACAACAGCTTGATTTATCCAATAATAATCTCACTGGGGTCATCCCAAACTCCCTCGAAAGATTCCCAAGTTGGGCATTTTCTGGTAATACCAACCTTTCATCAGCAAATAGTAGCCTTTCTCCTATTCCAAGCCAGCCACCTAATGGTCAACCATCAAAGAAAGGAAAAAACCTCAGTGAACCTGCATTGTTGGGGATAATAATAGGAAGTTGCTGTGTGCTGTTCATATTAGTTGCCCTTTTGATCATTTGTTGTCAATCCAAGAAACAAAAGGAACAAGGAGTCCCTGAAAATACCCCAAAGAAAGAAATCCCTTTGAAGAGAAAGGCTTCTGCGAATCACGATAACAACAACAGGCTTATCTTTTTCGAGGGTTGTAATCTTGCATTTGATCTTGAGGATTTGTTGAGTGCATCAGCTGAGGTGCTTGGGAAAGGTACATTTGGTGTAACATACAAAGCAGCCTTGGAGGATGCTACCACTGTGGCAGTGAAGAGGTTGAAAGAAGTAACCTCAGCTAAACGGGAGTTTGAGCAACACATGGAGGTGATCGGTCATATTAGGCATGAGAATGTGTCTGCACTTAGAGCATATtattattcaaaagatgagaagCTTGTGGTTCATGATTACTATGAACTTGGAAGTATCTCTGCTTTGCTACATG GTAAAAGGGGCGAAGACCGGACACCGTTGGACTGGGAAACTAGGCTTAAAATTGCTATTGGTGCTGCTAGAGGCATTGCCTTTATCCACACACAAAACAATGGCAAGCTTGTTCATGGAAACATAAAAGCCTCCAACATTTTCCTTAACTCAGAACGGTACGGTTGTGTCTCAGATATTGGTTTAGCAGCAGTGATGAGCCCGATGCCTCTGCCTGTAATGCGTGCTGCAGGTTACCGTGCCCCGGAGGTAACTGATACAAGGAAAGCAACTCAAGCATCTGATGTATACAGTTTCGGGGTCTTTTTACTCGAGCTATTAACCGGGAAATCTCCAATACATGCCACCGGTGGGGAGGAGATCGTTCATTTGGTGAGATGGGTGCATTCGGTAGTTCGAGAAGAGTGGACCGCTGAAGTGTTTGATGTAGAACTCCTACGGTATCCGAATATAGAGGAGGAAATGGTGGAGATGCTACAAATTGCAATGAGTTGTGTGGCGAGGGTAGTGGAGCAGAGACCGAAAATGGCCGGACTAGTGAAAATGGTGGAGGAAATTCGGCGAGTTAACAATGGAAACCAATTGTCTTTCGAAACTAAATCAGAAGCCTCTGCCTCAACATCAATCCCACATGCAGTAGCTGAAACAACTTCCTCTTCTACTGTTCCACTGTGA
- the LOC108479406 gene encoding probable inactive receptor kinase At4g23740 isoform X1: MDGINLPNSSIFLGFSLQQLGKMGKKMKMNPLFIFLLGTIFTSIVAEPVKDKQALLDFIQHIHHSRSLKWSKQDSVCNTWVGVACNNDHSRVIGLHLPGMGFHGPIPRNTLSRLSALEVLSLRSNVISGSFPSDFAQLKNLTTLYLQFNNFSGPLPDFSIWNNLTIVNLSNNGFNGSINPSVSKSSHLTALNLSYNSLSGDIPDINIPSLQQLDLSNNNLTGVIPNSLERFPSWAFSGNTNLSSANSSLSPIPSQPPNGQPSKKGKNLSEPALLGIIIGSCCVLFILVALLIICCQSKKQKEQGVPENTPKKEIPLKRKASANHDNNNRLIFFEGCNLAFDLEDLLSASAEVLGKGTFGVTYKAALEDATTVAVKRLKEVTSAKREFEQHMEVIGHIRHENVSALRAYYYSKDEKLVVHDYYELGSISALLHGKRGEDRTPLDWETRLKIAIGAARGIAFIHTQNNGKLVHGNIKASNIFLNSERYGCVSDIGLAAVMSPMPLPVMRAAGYRAPEVTDTRKATQASDVYSFGVFLLELLTGKSPIHATGGEEIVHLVRWVHSVVREEWTAEVFDVELLRYPNIEEEMVEMLQIAMSCVARVVEQRPKMAGLVKMVEEIRRVNNGNQLSFETKSEASASTSIPHAVAETTSSSTVPL, from the exons ATGGATG GGATTAATCTGCCAAATTCTTCAATTTTTCTGGGCTTTTCTCTGCAA CAGCTGGGAAAAATGGgcaagaaaatgaaaatgaaccCATTGTTCATATTCTTATTGGGGACAATTTTCACATCCATAGTTGCTGAACCAGTTAAAGACAAACAAGCATTGTTAGATTTCATTCaacatattcatcattcaagGTCTCTCAAATGGAGCAAACAAGACTCTGTTTGCAACACTTGGGTTGGTGTGGCATGTAACAATGATCATTCCAGGGTTATAGGTCTGCATTTACCAGGAATGGGGTTTCATGGTCCTATCCCACGTAACACTTTGAGTAGGTTATCAGCTCTTGAGGTGTTGAGCCTTAGATCCAATGTTATTTCAGGTTCATTCCCTTCTGATTTTGCCCAACTCAAGAACTTAACCACACTTTACCTTCAATTCAACAATTTTTCTGGTCCATTACCTGATTTTTCCATTTGGAATAATCTTACAATTGTAAACCTTTCAAACAATGGCTTCAATGGAAGCATTAATCCTTCAGTGTCAAAATCCAGTCACCTTACAGCTTTGAATCTTTCTTATAACTCACTTTCAGGTGATATTCCGGATATCAATATCCCTAGCTTACAACAGCTTGATTTATCCAATAATAATCTCACTGGGGTCATCCCAAACTCCCTCGAAAGATTCCCAAGTTGGGCATTTTCTGGTAATACCAACCTTTCATCAGCAAATAGTAGCCTTTCTCCTATTCCAAGCCAGCCACCTAATGGTCAACCATCAAAGAAAGGAAAAAACCTCAGTGAACCTGCATTGTTGGGGATAATAATAGGAAGTTGCTGTGTGCTGTTCATATTAGTTGCCCTTTTGATCATTTGTTGTCAATCCAAGAAACAAAAGGAACAAGGAGTCCCTGAAAATACCCCAAAGAAAGAAATCCCTTTGAAGAGAAAGGCTTCTGCGAATCACGATAACAACAACAGGCTTATCTTTTTCGAGGGTTGTAATCTTGCATTTGATCTTGAGGATTTGTTGAGTGCATCAGCTGAGGTGCTTGGGAAAGGTACATTTGGTGTAACATACAAAGCAGCCTTGGAGGATGCTACCACTGTGGCAGTGAAGAGGTTGAAAGAAGTAACCTCAGCTAAACGGGAGTTTGAGCAACACATGGAGGTGATCGGTCATATTAGGCATGAGAATGTGTCTGCACTTAGAGCATATtattattcaaaagatgagaagCTTGTGGTTCATGATTACTATGAACTTGGAAGTATCTCTGCTTTGCTACATG GTAAAAGGGGCGAAGACCGGACACCGTTGGACTGGGAAACTAGGCTTAAAATTGCTATTGGTGCTGCTAGAGGCATTGCCTTTATCCACACACAAAACAATGGCAAGCTTGTTCATGGAAACATAAAAGCCTCCAACATTTTCCTTAACTCAGAACGGTACGGTTGTGTCTCAGATATTGGTTTAGCAGCAGTGATGAGCCCGATGCCTCTGCCTGTAATGCGTGCTGCAGGTTACCGTGCCCCGGAGGTAACTGATACAAGGAAAGCAACTCAAGCATCTGATGTATACAGTTTCGGGGTCTTTTTACTCGAGCTATTAACCGGGAAATCTCCAATACATGCCACCGGTGGGGAGGAGATCGTTCATTTGGTGAGATGGGTGCATTCGGTAGTTCGAGAAGAGTGGACCGCTGAAGTGTTTGATGTAGAACTCCTACGGTATCCGAATATAGAGGAGGAAATGGTGGAGATGCTACAAATTGCAATGAGTTGTGTGGCGAGGGTAGTGGAGCAGAGACCGAAAATGGCCGGACTAGTGAAAATGGTGGAGGAAATTCGGCGAGTTAACAATGGAAACCAATTGTCTTTCGAAACTAAATCAGAAGCCTCTGCCTCAACATCAATCCCACATGCAGTAGCTGAAACAACTTCCTCTTCTACTGTTCCACTGTGA
- the LOC108479406 gene encoding probable inactive receptor kinase At4g23740 isoform X2 produces MDGINLPNSSIFLGFSLQLGKMGKKMKMNPLFIFLLGTIFTSIVAEPVKDKQALLDFIQHIHHSRSLKWSKQDSVCNTWVGVACNNDHSRVIGLHLPGMGFHGPIPRNTLSRLSALEVLSLRSNVISGSFPSDFAQLKNLTTLYLQFNNFSGPLPDFSIWNNLTIVNLSNNGFNGSINPSVSKSSHLTALNLSYNSLSGDIPDINIPSLQQLDLSNNNLTGVIPNSLERFPSWAFSGNTNLSSANSSLSPIPSQPPNGQPSKKGKNLSEPALLGIIIGSCCVLFILVALLIICCQSKKQKEQGVPENTPKKEIPLKRKASANHDNNNRLIFFEGCNLAFDLEDLLSASAEVLGKGTFGVTYKAALEDATTVAVKRLKEVTSAKREFEQHMEVIGHIRHENVSALRAYYYSKDEKLVVHDYYELGSISALLHGKRGEDRTPLDWETRLKIAIGAARGIAFIHTQNNGKLVHGNIKASNIFLNSERYGCVSDIGLAAVMSPMPLPVMRAAGYRAPEVTDTRKATQASDVYSFGVFLLELLTGKSPIHATGGEEIVHLVRWVHSVVREEWTAEVFDVELLRYPNIEEEMVEMLQIAMSCVARVVEQRPKMAGLVKMVEEIRRVNNGNQLSFETKSEASASTSIPHAVAETTSSSTVPL; encoded by the exons ATGGATG GGATTAATCTGCCAAATTCTTCAATTTTTCTGGGCTTTTCTCTGCAA CTGGGAAAAATGGgcaagaaaatgaaaatgaaccCATTGTTCATATTCTTATTGGGGACAATTTTCACATCCATAGTTGCTGAACCAGTTAAAGACAAACAAGCATTGTTAGATTTCATTCaacatattcatcattcaagGTCTCTCAAATGGAGCAAACAAGACTCTGTTTGCAACACTTGGGTTGGTGTGGCATGTAACAATGATCATTCCAGGGTTATAGGTCTGCATTTACCAGGAATGGGGTTTCATGGTCCTATCCCACGTAACACTTTGAGTAGGTTATCAGCTCTTGAGGTGTTGAGCCTTAGATCCAATGTTATTTCAGGTTCATTCCCTTCTGATTTTGCCCAACTCAAGAACTTAACCACACTTTACCTTCAATTCAACAATTTTTCTGGTCCATTACCTGATTTTTCCATTTGGAATAATCTTACAATTGTAAACCTTTCAAACAATGGCTTCAATGGAAGCATTAATCCTTCAGTGTCAAAATCCAGTCACCTTACAGCTTTGAATCTTTCTTATAACTCACTTTCAGGTGATATTCCGGATATCAATATCCCTAGCTTACAACAGCTTGATTTATCCAATAATAATCTCACTGGGGTCATCCCAAACTCCCTCGAAAGATTCCCAAGTTGGGCATTTTCTGGTAATACCAACCTTTCATCAGCAAATAGTAGCCTTTCTCCTATTCCAAGCCAGCCACCTAATGGTCAACCATCAAAGAAAGGAAAAAACCTCAGTGAACCTGCATTGTTGGGGATAATAATAGGAAGTTGCTGTGTGCTGTTCATATTAGTTGCCCTTTTGATCATTTGTTGTCAATCCAAGAAACAAAAGGAACAAGGAGTCCCTGAAAATACCCCAAAGAAAGAAATCCCTTTGAAGAGAAAGGCTTCTGCGAATCACGATAACAACAACAGGCTTATCTTTTTCGAGGGTTGTAATCTTGCATTTGATCTTGAGGATTTGTTGAGTGCATCAGCTGAGGTGCTTGGGAAAGGTACATTTGGTGTAACATACAAAGCAGCCTTGGAGGATGCTACCACTGTGGCAGTGAAGAGGTTGAAAGAAGTAACCTCAGCTAAACGGGAGTTTGAGCAACACATGGAGGTGATCGGTCATATTAGGCATGAGAATGTGTCTGCACTTAGAGCATATtattattcaaaagatgagaagCTTGTGGTTCATGATTACTATGAACTTGGAAGTATCTCTGCTTTGCTACATG GTAAAAGGGGCGAAGACCGGACACCGTTGGACTGGGAAACTAGGCTTAAAATTGCTATTGGTGCTGCTAGAGGCATTGCCTTTATCCACACACAAAACAATGGCAAGCTTGTTCATGGAAACATAAAAGCCTCCAACATTTTCCTTAACTCAGAACGGTACGGTTGTGTCTCAGATATTGGTTTAGCAGCAGTGATGAGCCCGATGCCTCTGCCTGTAATGCGTGCTGCAGGTTACCGTGCCCCGGAGGTAACTGATACAAGGAAAGCAACTCAAGCATCTGATGTATACAGTTTCGGGGTCTTTTTACTCGAGCTATTAACCGGGAAATCTCCAATACATGCCACCGGTGGGGAGGAGATCGTTCATTTGGTGAGATGGGTGCATTCGGTAGTTCGAGAAGAGTGGACCGCTGAAGTGTTTGATGTAGAACTCCTACGGTATCCGAATATAGAGGAGGAAATGGTGGAGATGCTACAAATTGCAATGAGTTGTGTGGCGAGGGTAGTGGAGCAGAGACCGAAAATGGCCGGACTAGTGAAAATGGTGGAGGAAATTCGGCGAGTTAACAATGGAAACCAATTGTCTTTCGAAACTAAATCAGAAGCCTCTGCCTCAACATCAATCCCACATGCAGTAGCTGAAACAACTTCCTCTTCTACTGTTCCACTGTGA